In one window of Desulfuromonas sp. DNA:
- a CDS encoding diguanylate cyclase, producing the protein MGHVLRTNKPNIFRCPSGFLNFALPVFSGAGDPVCLVGCGGREDSPPQSVAHLEKAIRSIQKILATAAPEKKKPAEKQSSLQALSRVSQEIDRITSPTRILETLTEALLVLFDLRQIFALFTPDGRNDYSLVGGYGLSRELEAMNQEDLAALFPALSPEGPAQQKETRPILPPLPGGEPVSIPMKSQDRNFGLLVLVSPTIQPDDLAAVRLLCDRTSTRLALLSQQEKLQKVSALSSQLLKTIDSFTQIKNLKELSAAIIHKATDLLQTSRGSLMLIDPSRENLWIAAARGMNPALARSLKVRVGTGIAGRVFQQGHPLLVTDVEKNDQLTFSPRPRFQTKSFISVPIKSQGHSIGVINLSDKRDKKSFSRTDLALLKTFTSFIAILLEQTTALERTRTIENQAITDPLTGLYNRRYLTKRLEEEFGRSGRQNFNFCIMLIDLDNFKAYNDLFGHSVGDEVLRKSAALIKSAARDMDAATRYGGDEFCILLPGTSKQEAKLVAERIRATIEKTAFPKEDRFPTEKLTISIGIAGYPHDGNTADALIQNADQALYRAKNGGRNRVYLFGTKSPQEKIVFL; encoded by the coding sequence GTGGGACACGTCCTCCGCACCAATAAGCCCAACATCTTCCGCTGCCCTTCGGGCTTTCTGAATTTTGCCCTCCCCGTCTTCTCCGGAGCCGGCGATCCCGTCTGCCTGGTCGGTTGCGGAGGCCGCGAAGACTCCCCCCCCCAATCCGTGGCCCACCTGGAGAAAGCCATTCGCTCCATCCAGAAAATTCTCGCGACCGCCGCCCCGGAAAAGAAAAAACCGGCCGAAAAGCAAAGCAGCCTGCAGGCCCTGTCCCGGGTCTCCCAGGAAATCGACCGAATCACCTCTCCCACCCGGATCCTGGAAACCCTTACCGAGGCCCTTCTCGTTCTGTTCGATCTACGCCAGATCTTCGCCCTTTTCACCCCGGATGGAAGAAACGACTACAGCCTCGTCGGCGGTTACGGGTTATCCCGTGAGCTCGAAGCCATGAACCAGGAAGACCTGGCCGCACTCTTCCCCGCACTCTCCCCGGAAGGCCCGGCACAACAGAAGGAGACCCGTCCCATCCTCCCTCCGCTCCCGGGAGGAGAACCGGTCAGCATTCCCATGAAAAGCCAGGACCGGAACTTTGGCCTTCTCGTCCTGGTCAGCCCGACCATCCAGCCGGATGACCTCGCTGCCGTGCGCCTGTTGTGCGACCGGACCTCGACCCGACTGGCCCTCCTGAGCCAGCAGGAGAAACTTCAAAAGGTCAGTGCTCTTTCTTCCCAGCTCCTGAAGACGATCGACTCCTTCACACAGATAAAAAACCTGAAAGAACTCTCCGCGGCAATCATCCATAAGGCCACCGACCTTCTTCAGACCTCCCGGGGCTCCCTGATGCTCATCGACCCCAGCAGAGAGAACCTCTGGATCGCCGCCGCCAGGGGGATGAACCCGGCCCTGGCCCGTTCCCTCAAGGTCCGGGTCGGCACGGGAATCGCCGGAAGGGTTTTCCAGCAGGGCCATCCCCTGCTGGTCACAGATGTCGAGAAAAACGATCAACTGACCTTTTCCCCTCGCCCCCGCTTCCAGACCAAGTCCTTTATCAGCGTTCCGATCAAGAGCCAAGGCCATTCGATCGGGGTCATCAACCTTTCGGACAAACGGGATAAAAAATCATTCAGCAGGACCGATCTGGCCCTTCTCAAAACCTTCACTTCCTTCATCGCCATTCTCTTGGAGCAGACGACCGCCCTGGAACGGACCAGGACCATTGAAAACCAGGCCATCACCGATCCTCTCACCGGGCTCTACAATCGGCGCTACCTGACCAAGCGTCTCGAGGAGGAGTTCGGCCGCTCGGGCAGGCAGAATTTCAACTTCTGCATCATGCTGATCGACCTGGACAACTTCAAGGCCTACAATGATCTCTTCGGGCACTCCGTGGGCGACGAGGTCCTGCGCAAAAGTGCGGCGCTCATCAAGAGCGCGGCCCGGGACATGGACGCAGCCACCCGCTACGGAGGCGACGAATTCTGCATCCTCCTTCCCGGCACCTCCAAGCAGGAGGCCAAGCTGGTCGCCGAACGCATCCGCGCAACCATCGAGAAGACGGCCTTCCCCAAGGAGGATCGTTTCCCCACTGAAAAGCTGACCATCAGCATCGGCATTGCAGGCTATCCCCATGACGGCAATACCGCAGACGCCCTGATCCAGAATGCCGACCAGGCCCTTTACCGGGCGAAGAACGGTGGCCGAAACCGGGTTTACCTCTTCGGCACAAAGTCCCCACAAGAAAAAATCGTCTTCCTCTGA
- a CDS encoding Maf family nucleotide pyrophosphatase yields MKPLEKKGASTASGKTRGIVLASASPRRRELLASVGIEFDVVPSRAPEEELPGETPEQHVIRLSRDKAREVASRDDVAGRWFIGSDTIVLRDGDILGKPKDAPEAADMLRSLSGRSHRVLSGYAVHDRHDGGCVAGAAVTAVRFKELTEQEIAGYIATGEPFDKAGSYAIQGIGAFMVLAIEGSYTNVVGLPLCEVVEVLENLGAARLFAGAP; encoded by the coding sequence ATGAAGCCTCTTGAAAAAAAAGGAGCGTCCACCGCTTCCGGAAAGACCCGGGGAATAGTCCTCGCCTCCGCCTCCCCCCGACGCCGGGAGCTGCTCGCCTCTGTCGGCATCGAATTCGACGTGGTGCCGAGCCGGGCCCCCGAGGAAGAGTTGCCCGGGGAGACACCGGAGCAGCACGTGATACGATTGAGCAGAGACAAAGCCCGTGAGGTCGCATCCCGGGACGACGTGGCGGGGCGCTGGTTCATCGGCAGCGACACGATCGTGCTGCGCGACGGCGACATCCTCGGCAAGCCGAAGGACGCCCCGGAGGCGGCGGACATGCTGCGCTCCCTCTCCGGGCGCAGCCACCGGGTGCTGTCCGGCTACGCCGTCCATGACCGCCACGACGGCGGCTGCGTGGCCGGCGCGGCGGTCACGGCAGTGCGGTTCAAGGAGTTGACAGAGCAAGAAATCGCAGGGTACATTGCCACGGGCGAGCCCTTCGACAAGGCCGGCTCCTACGCAATCCAGGGCATCGGCGCCTTTATGGTCCTCGCCATCGAGGGAAGCTACACCAACGTCGTCGGCCTGCCCCTGTGCGAGGTGGTGGAGGTGCTCGAGAACCTCGGGGCCGCCAGACTCTTCGCCGGCGCCCCCTAG